Part of the Lycium ferocissimum isolate CSIRO_LF1 chromosome 6, AGI_CSIRO_Lferr_CH_V1, whole genome shotgun sequence genome, ttgaatttgagtTCTAGCTATGAAAAATTTTTTGGTAGCGAGCGCTTTCTCCGAATGGGCCCTATGCAGCACGAATTCGAAATAATCCGCTCCAATGCGGATACgggcaaccaaaaaaaaaagagtatataCTCGTGGCCTTAAATAAAAGATGTGTATAGTGTTTTAATTTTATGATCTTAAATTTATCTTGAATTgtcaatttattaaatatagaaagaacaGACGcacaaaaaggaaagtaagtgaaaaataagagGATGGGGCGCAAATTTGTAAATGGTGTATGCACTAGTGGTGCAAAtcgtcaaaaacaaaaaaaaaaagggaaagtattatatatatatatatatatatatatatggctcaTTTGGTATCTGAACTTTAAGTaaagaatatacatatattcaaactcaaATTCGTAATTTCCAGAAGCATATTGAAGATGAAAAGATGGTTAAGGAAAATGGGATTGAATAATATTAATTGGTTACCTCCTCCTCATATGGTTGCTGCTACACGCGCCGTTCCACGGCGCGTCAAACTCGTCGATCTTGTTATTGAAGTTCGTGATGCGCGTGTAAGTGCGTgaatatttcattatatttcgtcctttcacttttacttatttacttttGACTATACACGTCctatgtattttactaaaatactcattttaattgatgTATAGTCTCATTGGACTTGGAGCATACTTCTTCCggtcatttttatttgttcagTATTTTAAAAGTAgattttacttgtcactttatcacttttagcatatcaagacgaggtaatttctttttttctattttacccaTAATATTAAATACtcactttaaattatttttcaaatttaataagaatatgcatcaattaatacGAATATATTGGTAAATTAgacacttcatttattatttcttaagaggTGTACATAGTTAaaagtagacaagtaaaagtgaacggaggggtAATTcggaaataaataattaatgttaagggtaaaataagaaaaaaaatttgtcttGTGGacaatgaaaatttatttttagtgcgtgaacaagtaaaagtgaacggagggagtattatctATACTAATTACTTCTCTTTAAAAAAAGATTGTGAGTGTTTTTTATGAGTGAAAACCACATTGTTTGATACTTATTCAATAATTTAGGTTGAACAAGGTTTAATATTAAATTCTGAAACTGATGTTGAATGGAGGACTAAATAATAATCAACTTTTGTTAATTACTTTCTTAGATAAATATGTGGATTTTAGCTTAAAAATGTGAACTTTACGCGTGATTGATATAGAATAGTGCTTTTTATGTGGGTTTTAGCTAATAAGAAGTGGTTTTTATGCTTGATAACAAGACACTGATTGAAATTATTCAAGATTCAGACCAAACAGGACATAATAGTAAATAGAAGTACTAAATAGGCAATTCTTGAATAATCAACTTCATGTTAATCACTTGAAAAAATATGTGGGTTTTAGCTAAAGAAGTGATTTTTCATGTGCAATAACCTAATTTTGGCTAAACAGGGCTTGATACCaaataaatttgatttgaatcatCAACTTTATGTTAATCTCTTTTCTTGGAGAAATATGTGGATTTTAGCtctaaaaagtgaattttaCACGTGATAACTGATATATAATATGAAGTAGTGGCTCAGGTTCAAATTCCAGGTGAGATAAAAAAgtactaggtgatttcttcctatCGCCTAAGTCCTGGCCGGTGAGTTACCTGGTACCTCTCTATAAAAACCATTCTCTATAacaaaatttcattaataatagTTGTGGAATCGATCTTTCactttatgttatattttatgttctctatagcagcatttcactataacaacaaaaaatatcaaaacaaacGATGTTGTTacagagaggtttgactgtatttgTGCTGGTAGGAGGTAGCAGGTGGAATAGtatggtgggaggtagcaggtagCAGGTATCCGGTGGAATAGTTGATGTGCGCGCAAGCCGCAAGGTACCCGGACACTACCGGGagaaaaaattatatatgaaGTAGTGGTTAAGTTAGAAGTTGTTTTAGAGAACTCCTAATTTGCCTGAAAGATAAGTTAGTTAGTGTTGTGATGAAATGGGCCTAATAGAGCGGAATAGCTATAGCTGACCGCGACTAGTTTGAAATCAAGTTTAGGGGACTGAGTGGTTAAGTTAATTTCAGACTAAACACATTTAAATTTTGTGGCTTTATGCAGATACCATTGTCCTCAGCGAATGAAGATTTGCAGCCTGTGCTTTGTGGGAAAAGACGGGTGATTGCTCTTAATAAGAAAGATTTGGCCTACCCCAACATCATGCATGTACCTATTCTCTCTTTTGTATCTCCTTATCTCTTCATGTTTAAGTGGAAATGCTAGTCCTTTCTCAATTCTCTATTCTATAACCTTCTTGGCAGTTTAAATTCAGTAGATTTAGAAGAGTAGCAACCTATATCCAACCTTTCTTGTCCCTTATTCCATGTTGTACAATTTAAAGTGATTTTGTTGAGTTGGAAAACAAAATGAAGGTTCTGTTGTCCTCAAATACAGGTTCTTAACAGGATTTGTGTGCATAAAGTTTGTTACAAATTATTCAGCAATGACAGATAATAAATGAACAATAAATGGTTGTATATTCCATTTTAGGATAGTTGGCATGATAAGAAACGCTTAAGAAAAACCATGGCCTTTAATTTGATTTTAGTATTGTCCTTCAATAATCGATATTTATCAAAACACCATTCTCGTGCCCATTCCCCGGATTCTACTTTTAGCGGTAGTCATCTGTCTTAATAATCAACCAAACAACAACTACGCCTCAGTCTCAAACAAGTTGGGGTCCACTATATGAACCCCACGTCTTAGTTTAAGCTCAtttcacatcatcatcatactaaataaaataaaacaaagtaaTCTAGAAAATATTTATGCGAAGACTTATGCATGCTAGTTTCATTAAAATTATGAAACTGATATAGTGTTTGATGGAGTGCTTTGTTTTTTACGTGACACAAGTCTTTTGCCCTAGGCCGACCTCTccaccaaccccccccccccccccccccaaaaaaaaaacaaattgtgCTTGTTGAAGGAGCTTACATTAAATTTGGATTGGTTCAATGATGTCTACAATTTTAACAGttaaatttacttttttaaCTCTATGCAGAGGTGGATCCGATATTTCAATTCATGTAAACAAGAGTGCCTCCCAATAAATGCACACAGTAGAAGTTCTGCGCAAAAGGTTAGCTAACATTTTATCCATGCCATTTAGCTGGAAGCTTGTCGTTTCATGGCTTTGTATTACGTTTTATATGTCAAAGATGCAGAATCGGTTATTCTTGAGCACCTTGTCGCTGTTATCAGTTGTAATGAGTGCTACTAGATCTTTCTGTTAGTATTCTCAGAGTGATTTCATCCGCTCTAAATTTACATTTTACCTGAAAAGAtctatgattatttatattttagaaCTATTTGGTTCCCACTTAGTGAAACCACCCCCacgcccccaccccccaccccccctcaaaaaaaaaaaaaggcggtGGTTGCTGTAAACTGTGGACCTATCCAACAAAATATTTTCCCGAGGGTAAATTTGCAGTAAGGTTTTCAGACATGCCTTACCTCCAATTATACTTACTCCAAGATTTTCTGAAGTGTTCTTTATTATTTATGTATTGAAGCTTCTCGATCTTGTGGAGCTTAAATTGAAGGAAGTTATTACAAGGGAACCTACTCTTTTTGTCATGGTGGTTGGTGTTCCTAATGTCGGAAAATCAGCTTTAATCAATTCCATCCATCAAATTGCATTGTCTCGATTTCCGGTGAGACAATTGTTTTTGTTAGTGATTCTGTTTTGCGCTTCTGTATGGTATAAATTGTTCTTTAGGGATGTTGCCATATTGCGTCAAGCGCTGATGGTTCTAACCTTTGTCTTAGTGCAGGAGAAGATGAAGAGGGCTACAGTGGGGCCTTTGCCTGGTGTTACTCAAGATATTGCTGgatataaggtaagaaatagTTAGACAAATAGGTTGTCCGATTATGCTTTTGTTAGTATTTGACTCCACATGCTGTTGAATTATACAGGAAGAAATTTGTAGGGAATATATCTTGCAATGTTATGTTTTGCATATTATACATCATTCATTTGTTCTACTCCTTTGTTGTTTGACTCGGAAAAAAGGATTTTGTGAAGCCCAAGAGATTACAGTTGAATTCAGTTGGTTGTTCTCTGATACATTAAATGCCTAAGCAGAAGCCTACATCTCTACAGCTGTCTCCTTTCCCTCTCTTTTATGCTTTTGCACTTTGAGGAGAAGCCAGGATATTTGCAAAGGTCTAGCTTAAGAATATGCATATTTTTGGTTAAGCAGTGACCTTCCTGATAGAAGATGTCCAATTACATCCGAATACACaagaaaattggaattaaagaATAGATTGAGGAAGTGCAGTCATAATCAGACAGCCAACTCCCGTCGGATGGGCAAAGATGTTCCCTTCTCCGagataaataataaattttagttgatctcattccaacaacaagagagaaagaactTAAAACTGGCGAAAGAATTTCAAGATCAAGTTTGCCATGATGAGAGTAAAGCTCTTTTCAACTCTTCTTTGATGATCAGGAGCCAAGTACCTCTTTTCGTGGCCATAATTTCCATTGGTTCAGTGCTTTAAGTCCTCAAGTTCAGATGATCTTCTTGATTTTATGGTATATGTATTTGGCATCATGTTATAATGAATTGTCTGCTGTTGCGTATTATTGTTTCTGATGCTAATGCATCACTGTATACAGATTGCACATCAACCTAGCATATATGTGTTGGACACTCCAGGAGTGTTGGCTCCAAGTATTCCAGACATGGAAACAGGGTTAAAGCTGGCTCTAGCAGGTTAAATTCTATTTATCTAGAGTTCTTTTATCTTACCAAGAAATTTTTATTTGGGATTAAAGATTGTGTGTGTTAAGGGGAGGCAAATCTTCAAGCCACTGacgaacaaattttatttgctttagtagAAACTTATACACAAGACATAAATGGGTTATATTCGCCCCAAACCAGCTGCATTTGGTTTGTTGTATATTTTTATAggcatctttcatttcttttcttatctAGCACATAAATGTCCCAGCACACTCACAGCAATTCCCACAGTACAACTAAAAGGGATAATAGGTAATTCTGTTAACCTAGCCCTTGGTCTTCAAAGTTCTCCGGTCCATTCCATTCTTGAGAGCAAAGATGCTTGGCATCAATTCAGGCGACTTAGTTTTGTTAAATCTAAAGTTATCTTTTTTTGCTCTAAAGTATGGTCGGGAATGCTAAAGGTTAAATGATAAGCCCACCATAAATGAGACAAGAATGGAGATATTTGAAGCAGGGCCCATAAGAAATTATGGTTATCCTTTTATGATAGACTTTACTTAGTACCTGTATGATTGTGCAGGGTCCATCAAAGATTCAGTAGTTGGTGAAGAGCGAATTGTTCAATACCTGTTGGCAGTTCTAAACACTCGAGGAACTCCTCTTCATTGGAGAAACTTGATTGGTAGGGAATCTGAGGGCCTTCATTATGAGTTGGATGACAAACCTGAATATAATCTCAAGGATCTTCTACCAAAAAGAAGGAAGCCGCCCAACAAATCTGATATCTACTACATAGAGGTAATATATTCTTTTATAAGGTCAAAGTTTTATTGATAAAGTACCAAGAAGATGTAGTTACTTGTGTATACAATTTGGGAAGTGTATGATTACACAATAAAATCTGACCAAATATTAATCCAATCAACCATAAAACTTCtattaaaatgaagttttaaaaaaaactactttAATCCTAGTGGAAAGGGTGATTGGCGGTAAGGGTAGTGGCGGGGATAAATAAaggagaaataaaaaaattaaaagctcaAAATAGGGAGAAGGAGGGTTCAAATTAGCcctacattttaaaaaattaatcctTTATTGCAGGACACGTGGTATCACCGGGTGCTAAGCTTCCTCTGTTTGAAATAAAGGCAGTATTTAGACCATTTTAGTAACAGGAGGGCATATTTGAACCCAACTATTAACGAAGGGAAAATCGGTTCAATTTCGCATAGTTCGGGGGGAAATTTGATCCTTCGCCATTTATTTATTTGGCATGTCTTGAAATCCGAAACAAAGTAATCCATGCCATTTAGCTCAAGAAGAAGCTCATTgtcttcatcttcctcttctaTTTTTGTTATCATGTGTTATTTGTGTGTAGGATATGGTCAGCGAAATCCAACGCACGCTATGCACCACACTCTCGGAGTTCGTTGGTAACTTGGAAGATGAAGGTCAGTTGGAGACTTTGATAGATCAGCAGTTTGAAGCATTGCAGACGGCTCTGAAGATACCTTATAAGGCATTGGAGGCTCGCACGATGGTGTCAAAAAAATTTCTAACTCTATTTAGAACAGACAAACTTGGTCCTTTCATCCTGGATGATGTCCCTGATGCATCTGATCCTGCATCTTGAAACACCATTTGAAAGGTATCATCAATGTTGATAATTCTGTagtataattttcttgaattttcaccCCTCGTCAACACTGGTTCAGGTTAATGAATCTAGTACTAGTTTGAAACTAACATATCTGTGACTCCATGTTGTATAATTTAGGTTGCTATTATGTTTATTTCTACAGAGAAATTCCCGAGGACCATAGGTGCACAATTCAAATTCGGTGGATAATGAGCCTGCCTTCTACCTTTCTCAATTAAATATAAGGCTTTTGGCTATGACACGATTTGGATCCGTGACGTGTGCCTAAATCACATATCACGTGCTACGCTCCTATTACTAGTCTGATGCCTTAGGGTAGATTGCTATTATTTAGTCATGCAGATGCAATATGTAAGCTAGAAATGCTTGGTTTGAGAACTCTCTTAACTGATCTTGGAGACGGGCACACGAGCATATTATTGAAAAACTGAATATAAGGTTTACTTGTCTACTGGATATTATCAGATTTTTGCTCGAACCATTTATGAACCTTGACAAATGTCTACCGAACACCATTTGTAATTTATTATCTTTGCACAGTAAACACTACTCTGAAGATGAATGATACTCATTGGTAAACAACATACTGTATAAGAGAAAATTGCATAATTGATACTAATATTTTGCCAATTATTTGGTTAATGAAGGTGAGTTGGAGACTTTGATAGATCAGCAGTTTGAAGCATTGCAGACAGCTCTGAAGATATCTTGTAAGACATCAGAGGCTCACAAGATGGTGTCGAAAAAATTCCTAACTCTAGTTAGAACAGGCAAACTTGGTCCTTTCATCCTGGATGATGTTCCTGATGCATCTAATTCTGCATCTTGAAACACCATTTGAAAGGTATCATCAATGTTAATATGATAATTTTGTACCatagttttcttgaatatttcaCCCCTTATCAACACCAGCTTAGGTTTATTAATGTAGTAGTACTAGTTTGGAAGTTCTCTTTAATAGACATGTCTACACTATTTTCCATGAATTATCCAGGTTGCtgttaattttttgataatCGAGATATATCCGAGGCATAGGTTCACGGTTTaaaactcggtggataatggGCCCGACCCTCTACCCTTCTCTGCTTAAATATTTGGCTTTTGTTTACATCTTAAAAATAGTTTAAACTGTTATGCGTTTACCTaatcaaatttaaattattaactCAGAATTAATAGTGCACTTTGCCTAATTAATTACATATATTCGAATAAGTTATAAACTATCATATGCGAAATTCTCGATGAAATCAAGCAAGCAATCACGAGGGCACGTTATTATATAAAGTAATTGGGACAAAAAGTAAGAGGATCTAACAATAGATTTGCCTGCCTAGCAAATTGATACTATATATTAATTCAGAACCTATTTTTTCGAATCAAAAAGCAATAACGTTTCAATTCATGATCAGTCACTCTGAGAAAAATGACCCTTTCTATACTGGttagttcttttctttttttaaatctatatttgaaatattttggtCTGATTAATCCAATCGCATAGGGCCCCATAAAGAGAAAATCGCCCCATAGATAAGGCACCGCAACTTAGATAAGAACACGTAACGTCTAAGTCCTGAATCTATCACTCAAGACAAAATGACCTTTTCTTTTTGACATATATAATCACTCGGTATTTGAAATTTACAAGCCCGATCAATTCATATTTAAATTACGTATGACCAATTAGAGATCATGAACACTTCCTATCAGTAATTTTTTCATTAGCAAAATTCGAACACTGAGTCTCCTATAAGGATAGAGGGACCTCATGTGTCCCCCCAAATTCTTCTCTGATAAGTCCAAGAATAAAATTCCTTTCACACCTTTCCTTCCTTGAAAGAAGGCATTGAATCAAGTGGGAAAAGAGGAAATTAAAGAGATTGTGTGGTTGGTGAAAGAAAGGAGAGCTACTTAGACTAAGAAATTAAACAGCAAACATGTAGATAtgtagtactccctctgtcccgaTTTACGcgacactttccttttttagtctattccaaaaaaaatgtcatttttatatatttagatacaatttaattttataagatgatttacagccacacaaatatctaacttgttttggaccacaaatttgatttttttttcttttttaaactctgTGCCTAATCAaataatgtcacataaattgaaacgaacggtgtagtaaaaaaaaattatagaaaaacaAATGAGTCTATAGAACTAAATAAAGAGATAGGGTGTGAGGTGTGGGGTGTGGGGGTCAAGAAAATTCAGCTACCCAACCAAACTTTAGAAACTTTCAATACGTCCAAGTTCCATGAATCAATTTTTCAACATCTTGTTCCTTTGGTTCTCGTGTATAAAATACCTTGCTGAAAAGCGTTTATTTATTCGTTTTTGCCGGAGTGTTCGTTTGAACAGTGGCGAATTCAGGATGTAACCTATGAGTTGACTCGAATTTAGTATCTTTTGCTCAGTGTACGTATTAAGAATTtgctaaatatttataaattttttattgtgAATTCAGTTATTATGGTATATTAACTCGAGATTGTGTGCGGACCTATACACTTCAAATAATGAATCAGTCGTTGGAAAAGCTTCCTTCAAGCCAATTTGCGACGGACTACCTCGGAAATTTCGGTTGGAAGTTAGTGGGTTTTTAGTCTataaatctcaaaatatttgttgttttatttacccaagataaaattaattagatttttcctattttgcccttgtaTTAATTACATCAATGTGCTGATTTTGTGAGTTCACATACCAATATTTAAGAGGATTCGCCATTAATggagtaaatatttattgaCGAGAGAAAACatgatgaaatatgttaagagggTAAAATTGTCAAAATGCTGCCCttataaatgttttcttaatgggcgtgtaaatgaaaaatgcgataaatattttgagacagaGAGAGTAATGTTTAAAATGTACTAATTAATTGATCTAATTAATTAAGGACATTGGTAAAAGCATGAGAATTATTCTTTTAGAGTAATTTAAGTTTGTATTAAGTTCCTTTAAATATATAGACATGCAAATTTAGTACAATCTAGCTAGACTTTTGTATCACATTTGTCGATTtaactttttataattaaagTAGACATAACTTGTCCATATGATATTTATGCTCCAACTCTATACGTGGAGAAAAGTTAGATCATACCCTCGATAATTGAGATAGTATCATATGATAAACATATATTGTATTGTTTTAAATTCTCAACTACAAACAAAGGAATAAACTATACATGAATTGACCGTCAGGGGACGTGGTGGGATGTAGGATCACAACACTAGGTTCGAGCACAGGGTATGGAGAATTTCTTAGTAgaaattgttttttcttttaatgaatTCTATGCGATGCGAATCAAAATTAATCACATCAGTAATTATGATGAGATACCGAAATTTTGTTAGTAGGCACCATTTCATTAGGATTTCTCCCCCTTAATTAGAAGTTTTGGGTTAGATtctggaaataaaaaaaaattcttgaaacaAAATGTTTCTCCTCTTATGATCTTGCGCGACACGAATTTGAATTAACTGGACTAATGGATGGTTATACGAGGAAAGTGATTAAAGAGAAAGAGTGTGTGTTTTAACTTATGCCAAAGTATATCTAGAAGCCTTTGAAGAATATCTAGTTAATTTGAACCTCTATTACTAGAGTTTTACCCGTTCTTCCAATTAACTTGGTCCAAATTCAATTATTTAAAGATTTGATATTCCCAATGAAATGCTGTGGCAACtaacattcacaaataatagaTATCATTGATCATAGAAAAGCCTAAATTGTAATCACTTTACTCTTGTTCAAATGCAAGGTACTTGCTGGTAGGATTTCTCCTTGGCCTCATGCAAGTTGTAATAATGCAAAATCATAATATGGCAAcaataaatgaaaaataaatactcaAAATAGACAAACTTAGTTCTAATAGAAAAATTTTACTAGCAATTACTGTTATTATGGATAAGTTCTTATTGTAGTTTCTTTAattgtatattgtatatattttataGATATGTCTGACGTTCATGACGATTGACGAAGGGCGGGCTAACGAGGAGGTAAGGACTGACATCTTACAGGTTGACGAACACGAAGAAATGGTGCGCGCTGATATCTTGCGTAATCCAACGTCAAAATGAAGAGGAAAGTAAAGAGCTTTATAAGACATAACAAATGTTCATGTAGTATGCATGCTTTGGACTGGATAATGATGTAGCCCAAGGGACATGTTGGGCCAACGTGGATAATTTGTGCCACATATTTGAGTTGTGACATCCGGTTAACGATTGCATGCACTTCAACCATTATATCTGGTACCTTTATTGAAATTTGAACACCCATCTAGCTTGTAATTTCATTCCACTCCCATGATCACTATGCCACACTCATAAGTATTGTtcttattttgaaaatgattagtttatttttaaagaactttACATGTCTTTTTAACTACTCTACTGTAGATATTACGTCCCCAACTTGAAGAGCAGTTTATGATTTCCAATATAACTTTTTAAGACAAAAAACACAAGAAGTCAATAAAGCCATTTGGTTCCAACGAAAAAACCAAAGGGAAAAGCAATTTGCACATTAGAtattgattttaaaattttataataagAAAGAAAGTATATTTCAGCTCGTCTAATTTGAAcgaaaaatataaaacaaacgTTGCCAAAGAATATATTTTAGAAGAAGACAAATTATTATGACATTATCCGCATTGACACAACTCATTAAGTTATCTTAATTGTTAAATTGTTTCCTACTATAATTGACTGGTCAATATTGTTGAAAAATATTACTTACTgtattaaattgaaaaaaaaaaaatatatatatatatatatatatatatatatatatatctttagtCAATAcctttgatgttctatcttcttccttttgaagggaaaaaagaaaaaaatcggGGATGTATAGGCCCTACGCAGAGTTTACTAAATTAATCATCAATATGATAGGAATCACTTGTACTGCTGATTTTGTCAACAAATCTAAGAATGATGGTAACTAAACCGACTTTTTTGATTTGGTCTTGGTTTAATTTTGAagttaatttttggaaaataataaaGGTGAAAAGTCGTGTTTTGGTTAGATTTTTTcgagaaaatattattttttataacgaTGGTGTTCGGGCCAACTCACACGTAActcgaaaaaaattaaatcaccTATTATATCTTTTTAGCGCTGATGGAATTTGAAGCCTTATCTCCTAGCTAGTTATGTATATTGGTTCGTATTAGATACCAAATTAAACTTGAAGATTAGATTAATATATAATTATGCGGACATTAAATTCATCAAATGAGCCAGAAAAGAACATGGAATTATCTTAAAAACGAGTgttattttactttatattaTAGCTGAGTCTGAATTAATAATTTCATGTTGCCTAACATATAGAGTAATTAATTGGAGCATGATTTTTTTAGAATATCATACATTCCtccaattcaaaatataaaatttacataaatgATTCAATTCTTGTACAGTCCCAATTTGAAATTCTTTTCCTAACTTGAGAATTTGTGGGTATTTGAGTCTTAAAATAATATTCTCAACCTAAGCCAGTTTTGCAAGTAACTACCGTCTCTACATTGATTGAATCATTGAATAATATATAACTAACATGTTTATGTTCACACCTTCGTATATACAAAAAGATACACCTAGCAATAAGGTATTTTACACAAAGAATACAATATATTATCCAGTTTCAAACAATGGGTTCAAGTTaaaaaattaagtaaataaCAATTTAAGTCATACAACGACAATGtctaataattaaattttacacGATTAGTAAACTTAATGGGTTATGGCATGTTATTTTTCAGGTTATGATCATATTAAACTTGTTATGAAAAACCTGTTGTTATAAGTCTAACATGATCAGTGTTGGAGCTAACGGCAAGGAAGAGTCCGATTAAATTCTCTTTGTTCAAAATTTATACAGTATAcataagataaaaataaatatttgatatatataaatCGTTGAACCTCCTTAATATAAGAAAAGCTTCTAGGTGTTACATTCTTGCATTCCCTTTTTCTAAATCTTCGTATTAGAATTCGCGACTTCACCATTGAACTTTATAGTGTAAAGAATCTATAAGCCGTACTTGGACATAAACTCTTAGTCATTAGaataactattttttatataacCAATCAATATATACTGGAAATTTGTTGGCTCATCTAAACCGTATATCCTCCGCATAAGGCCCACTAAAGGGGAAGCTTCCCTATTAAAAGTTTCTTCATTATTAAGGCTGCCACTATTAAAAGTGTGAATTTTCACTACA contains:
- the LOC132060292 gene encoding short integuments 2, mitochondrial isoform X2; amino-acid sequence: MKRWLRKMGLNNINWLPPPHMVAATRAVPRRVKLVDLVIEVRDARIPLSSANEDLQPVLCGKRRVIALNKKDLAYPNIMHRWIRYFNSCKQECLPINAHSRSSAQKLLDLVELKLKEVITREPTLFVMVVGVPNVGKSALINSIHQIALSRFPVQEKMKRATVGPLPGVTQDIAGYKIAHQPSIYVLDTPGVLAPSIPDMETGLKLALAGSIKDSVVGEERIVQYLLAVLNTRGTPLHWRNLIGRESEGLHYELDDKPEYNLKDLLPKRRKPPNKSDIYYIEDTWYHRVLSFLCLK
- the LOC132060292 gene encoding short integuments 2, mitochondrial isoform X1; this translates as MKRWLRKMGLNNINWLPPPHMVAATRAVPRRVKLVDLVIEVRDARIPLSSANEDLQPVLCGKRRVIALNKKDLAYPNIMHRWIRYFNSCKQECLPINAHSRSSAQKLLDLVELKLKEVITREPTLFVMVVGVPNVGKSALINSIHQIALSRFPVQEKMKRATVGPLPGVTQDIAGYKIAHQPSIYVLDTPGVLAPSIPDMETGLKLALAGSIKDSVVGEERIVQYLLAVLNTRGTPLHWRNLIGRESEGLHYELDDKPEYNLKDLLPKRRKPPNKSDIYYIEDMVSEIQRTLCTTLSEFVGNLEDEGQLETLIDQQFEALQTALKIPYKALEARTMVSKKFLTLFRTDKLGPFILDDVPDASDPAS